One window of Drosophila busckii strain San Diego stock center, stock number 13000-0081.31 chromosome 3L, ASM1175060v1, whole genome shotgun sequence genomic DNA carries:
- the LOC108600311 gene encoding JNK-interacting protein 3 isoform X8 — translation MMDNDDTMLNNHGPQPGAETVYGTEDNNMVMSEKVQQLAGSIYQEFERMINRYDEDVVKNLMPLLVNVLECLDASYRINQEQDVEVELLREDNEQLVTQYEREKSARKQSEQKLLEAEDLAEQENKELANRLESLESIVRMLELKHKNSVEHASRLEEREGDLKKEYARLHERYTELFKNHVDYMERTKMLMGSTHSQMSTASDRMEVSRARLNPVARSSGPVSYGFASLENSVMLDTETICSVGSQSDDSGPPSLQNELDSLAGTVERGAATDQATSPQSPPELSPVVPNVPANVGRSTTKKEQRSDNNLYQELSFQDNEESEENEIVTGSWVHPGEYASSGMGKEVENLIMENNELLATKNALNIVKDDLIVKVDELTGEVEIVREELNAMQQSRNKLRKRISELEDELKKAKEQVKQQNTEQEENDVPLAQRKRFTRVEMAMVLMERNQYKERLMELQEAVRLTEILRASRTVDNLEKSKHPSIWKYFSSLFTPTNRPTERIADGLGGGPMFRHTGGGSPAHSSPSRGGGDNRLALAGAQPPPHPASAGLANALIMAKDYGEEGSSERISARRREQYRQLRAHVQKEDGRLHAYGWSLPINKTNQDANPGRHSGGVPVPVYCNPLAEASPHMKVFCAAGVNLQGGFTKDGQTLIPASSPYAPRSTLKIAEITSPTAEQSAEALDRQMARASLETLEPETQLSSFVWICTSTHAASTVSVVDANQSATVLDAFPICASHLLCIASVPGAMESDYALLEQSEVVKDGEMLQRPGEGDELLGKVDFVRVRAKSDHNSNSKEEGQQVEQQEEQPQLLETVAEAKEATEKSNEALPMEPLGNVEAIKIRQALPGAPQRLSSSSSNNSESTHNVNNNVATHSQNPILGTKERDEPVISSVGPTMWLGAQDGWLYVHSSVGRWHECLLKVLLPDAVLAIVHVESRVVVALANAQLAVFRRQTDGQWDLNSYHLVTLGDRNHSIRCLCVAGERIWAAHRNKIFIVDPVSLNIVHSLDAHPRKESQVRQMAATGAGVWVSIRLDSTLRLYNTHSFEHIQDVDIEPYVSKMLGTGKLGFSFVRITALMVSCNRLWIGTSNGVIISVPLAEAQQKPTNPHGQMPLCCMANAQLSFHGHRDAVKFFVSVPMLQQPNGTLTFTNKRPDMLVMCGGEGYIDFRIRNDKYDASDNAAHLIVWKVDT, via the exons ATGATGGATAACGATGACACCATGCTTAATAACCATGGACCACAGCCCGGCGCTGAAACGGTCTACGGCACCGAGGACAACAACATGGTCATGTCCGAGAAG GTGCAACAATTGGCGGGCAGTATTTATCAAGAATTTGAGCGCATGATTAATCGATATGACGAGGATGTGGTGAAGAACCTTATGCCGTTGCTGGTGAACGTGCTGGAGTGTCTGGATGCGTCTTATCGCATCAATCAGGAGCAGGATGTGGAGGTGGAGCTGTTACGCGAGGACAATGAACAGTTGGTGACACAGTATGAGCGAGAGAAGAGCGCTCGCAAGCAGTCCGAACAGAAG ctgctcgaGGCAGAGGATCTTGCTGAACAGGAAAACAAGGAGCTAGCTAATCGACTCGAATCGTTGGAGAGCATAGTGCGCATGCTGGAGCTAAAGCATAAGAATAGCGTAGAGCACGCCAGTCGTCTGGAGGAGCGCGAGGGAGATCTCAAAAAG GAATATGCGCGACTGCATGAACGCTATACGGAGTTGTTCAAGAACCATGTGGACTATATGGAGCGCACCAAGATGCTTATGGGctccacacactcacaaatgAGTACTGCCTCGGATCGCATGGAAGTGAGTCGAGCTCGCTTGAATCCTGTGGCTCGCAGCTCTGGTCCAGTGTCTTATGGCTTTGCATCACTGGAGAACTCGGTTATGCTCGATACGGAAACCATTTGCAGTGTGGGCAGTCAATCCGATGACTCGGGACCGCCGTCGCTGCAGAATGAGCTCGATAGTCTGGCGGGCACAGTGGAGCGTGGCGCTGCTACAGATCAGGCTACCTCGCCGCAAAGTCCTCCCGAACTGAGTCCGGTGGTGCCAAATGTGCCAGCTAATG TTGGTCGCTCAACCACTAAAAAGGAGCAGCGCTCGGATAATAATCTCTACCAAGAATTATCCTTTCAAGATAACGAAGAGAGCGAAGAGAACGAAATTGTTACAG GCAGCTGGGTACATCCCGGAGAATACGCTTCCTCAG GCATGGGCAAGGAGGTTGAGAATCTTATCATGGAGAACAACGAGCTGCTGGCAACCAA AAATGCGCTCAATATAGTGAAGGATGATTTGATAGTCAAGGTGGATGAGCTTACAGGTGAGGTGGAGATTGTGCGCGAGGAGCTGAATGCCATGCAACAGTCGCGCAACAAGCTGCGCAAGCGCATTAGTGAACTGGAAGATGAGCTTAAGAAGGCCAAGGAGCAAGTGAAGCAGCAAA ACACGGAGCAGGAGGAGAACGATGTGCCGCTGGCGCAGCGCAAACGCTTCACGCGTGTGGAAATGGCCATGGTGCTAATGGAGCGCAACCAGTACAAGGAGCGGCTTATGGAGCTGCAGGAGGCAGTGCGCCTAACAGAGATTCTGCGCGCCTCACGCACTGTGGATAATCTGGAGAAATCGAAGCATCCAAGCATTTGGAAATATTTTAGTAGTCTTTTTAC CCCCACCAACCGTCCAACGGAGCGCATTGCCGATGGACTGGGTGGGGGGCCGATGTTTCGTCACACTGGCGGAGGAAGCCCTGCCCATAGCTCACCCAGCCGTGGAGGAGGCGACAATCGCCTTGCCCTAGCTGGCGCACAACCGCCGCCACATCCCGCCAGCGCTGGTCTAGCCAATGCGCTAATCATGGCCAAGGATTATGGCGAGGAGGGCAGCTCGGAGCGCATTAGCGCACGACGACGCGAACAGTATCGCCAGCTGCGTGCGCATGTACAAAAGGAGGATGGCCGACTGCATGCCTATGGCTGGAGCTTGCCCATAAACAAGACCAATCAAGATGCTAATCCCGGCCGGCACTCTGGCGGTGTGCCCGTGCCTGTCTATTGCAATCCGCTGGCGGAGGCATCGCCGCATATGAAAGTCTTTTGCGCAGCGGGCGTTAATCTGCAAGGCGGTTTTACCAAAGACGGCCAGACGCTGATACCCGCCAGTTCGCCATATGCGCCACGCTCCACGCTCAAAATTGCTGAGATTACTAGTCCGACGGCGGAGCAAAGCGCCGAGGCGCTCGATCGTCAAATGGCGCGCGCCAGCCTGGAGACGCTGGAGCCGGAGACGCAGCTCAGTTCGTTTGTCTGGATCTGCACCAGCACACATGCGGCTAGCACGGTGAGCGTGGTGGATGCCAATCAATCGGCCACGGTGCTGGATGCGTTTCCCATTTGTGCGTCGCATTTGCTGTGCATTGCCTCCGTGCCGGGCGCCATGGAGAGCGACTATGCGCTGCTCGAGCAGTCGGAGGTGGTCAAGGATGGCGAGATGCTGCAGCGTCCGGGCGAGGGTGACGAGCTGCTCGGCAAGGTGGACTTTGTGCGCGTGCGTGCCAAGAGCGAtcacaatagcaacagcaaggAGGAGGGCCAGCAAGTGGAGCAGCAAGAggagcagccacagctgctggaAACAGTTGCCGAGGCCAAGGAGGCCACCGAAAAGTCCAATGAGGCGCTGCCCATGGAGCCGCTGGGCAATGTCGAGGCCATCAAGATACGCCAAGCGCTGCCCGGTGCGCCACAGCGTCTGTCCAGCAGCAGTTCCAACAACTCGGAGAGCACACACAATGTGAACAACAATGTGGCCACACACTCGCAGAATCCCATACTGGGCACCAAGGAACGCGACGAGCCTGTCATCAGCTCTGTGGGCCCAACCATGTGGCTGGGAGCCCAGGATGGCTGGCTCTATGTGCACAGCAGCGTGGGACGTTGGCATGAGTGTCTGCTCAAGGTGCTGCTGCCGGATGCCGTGCTGGCGATTGTGCATGTGGAGtcgcgtgttgttgttgcgctggcCAACGCTCAGCTTGCCGTGTTCCGCCGCCAGACAGACGGCCAATGGGATCTGAATAGTTATCACCTGGTTACGCTCGGTGATCGCAATCATTCGATACGTTGCCTCTGTGTGGCCGGCGAACGTATTTGGGCGGCGCATCGCAACAAGATCTTCATTGTCGATCCCGTATCGCTCAACATTGTGCACTCGCTGGACGCGCATCCGCGCAAGGAGAGCCAAGTGCGGCAGATGGCAGCCACAGGTGCTGGCGTTTGGGTTTCCATACG TTTGGACTCCACATTGCGTCTGTATAACACGCATAGCTTTGAGCACATACAGGATGTGGACATTGAGCCCTATGTGTCCAAGATGCTGGGCACTGGCAAGCTCGGCTTTAGCTTTGTGCGCATCACAGCGCTCATGGTATCCTGCAATCGTCTTTGGATCGGCACCAGCAACGGTGTCATCATCTCTGTGCCGCTTGCCGAAgcgcaacaaaagccaa ctAATCCGCATGGCCAGATGCCTCTGTGCTGCATGGCAAACGCTCAATTATCCTTCCACGGACATCGCGATGCGGTCAAGTTCTTCGTGTCCGTGCCCATGTTGCAGCAGCCGAACGGCACGCTCACCTTCACCAACAAACGCCCGGACATGTTGGTCATGTGTGGGGGCGAGGGCTACATTGATTTTCGCATAA GAAATGATAAATACGATGCTAGTGATAATGCAGCGCATTTGATAGTTTGGAAAGTTGATACGTaa
- the LOC108600311 gene encoding JNK-interacting protein 3 isoform X4: MMDNDDTMLNNHGPQPGAETVYGTEDNNMVMSEKVQQLAGSIYQEFERMINRYDEDVVKNLMPLLVNVLECLDASYRINQEQDVEVELLREDNEQLVTQYEREKSARKQSEQKLLEAEDLAEQENKELANRLESLESIVRMLELKHKNSVEHASRLEEREGDLKKEYARLHERYTELFKNHVDYMERTKMLMGSTHSQMSTASDRMEVSRARLNPVARSSGPVSYGFASLENSVMLDTETICSVGSQSDDSGPPSLQNELDSLAGTVERGAATDQATSPQSPPELSPVVPNVPANVGRSTTKKEQRSDNNLYQELSFQDNEESEENEIVTGSWVHPGEYASSGMGKEVENLIMENNELLATKNALNIVKDDLIVKVDELTGEVEIVREELNAMQQSRNKLRKRISELEDELKKAKEQVKQQNTEQEENDVPLAQRKRFTRVEMAMVLMERNQYKERLMELQEAVRLTEILRASRTVDNLEKSKHPSIWKYFSSLFTPTNRPTERIADGLGGGPMFRHTGGGSPAHSSPSRGGGDNRLALAGAQPPPHPASAGLANALIMAKDYGEEGSSERISARRREQYRQLRAHVQKEDGRLHAYGWSLPINKTNQDANPGRHSGGVPVPVYCNPLAEASPHMKVFCAAGVNLQGGFTKDGQTLIPASSPYAPRSTLKIAEITSPTAEQSAEALDRQMARASLETLEPETQLSSFVWICTSTHAASTVSVVDANQSATVLDAFPICASHLLCIASVPGAMESDYALLEQSEVVKDGEMLQRPGEGDELLGKVDFVRVRAKSDHNSNSKEEGQQVEQQEEQPQLLETVAEAKEATEKSNEALPMEPLGNVEAIKIRQALPGAPQRLSSSSSNNSESTHNVNNNVATHSQNPILGTKERDEPVISSVGPTMWLGAQDGWLYVHSSVGRWHECLLKVLLPDAVLAIVHVESRVVVALANAQLAVFRRQTDGQWDLNSYHLVTLGDRNHSIRCLCVAGERIWAAHRNKIFIVDPVSLNIVHSLDAHPRKESQVRQMAATGAGVWVSIRLDSTLRLYNTHSFEHIQDVDIEPYVSKMLGTGKLGFSFVRITALMVSCNRLWIGTSNGVIISVPLAEAQQKPTNPHGQMPLCCMANAQLSFHGHRDAVKFFVSVPMLQQPNGTLTFTNKRPDMLVMCGGEGYIDFRINDNDMENSIQLEPNQTIENRGDKSYLIVWHVSQR; encoded by the exons ATGATGGATAACGATGACACCATGCTTAATAACCATGGACCACAGCCCGGCGCTGAAACGGTCTACGGCACCGAGGACAACAACATGGTCATGTCCGAGAAG GTGCAACAATTGGCGGGCAGTATTTATCAAGAATTTGAGCGCATGATTAATCGATATGACGAGGATGTGGTGAAGAACCTTATGCCGTTGCTGGTGAACGTGCTGGAGTGTCTGGATGCGTCTTATCGCATCAATCAGGAGCAGGATGTGGAGGTGGAGCTGTTACGCGAGGACAATGAACAGTTGGTGACACAGTATGAGCGAGAGAAGAGCGCTCGCAAGCAGTCCGAACAGAAG ctgctcgaGGCAGAGGATCTTGCTGAACAGGAAAACAAGGAGCTAGCTAATCGACTCGAATCGTTGGAGAGCATAGTGCGCATGCTGGAGCTAAAGCATAAGAATAGCGTAGAGCACGCCAGTCGTCTGGAGGAGCGCGAGGGAGATCTCAAAAAG GAATATGCGCGACTGCATGAACGCTATACGGAGTTGTTCAAGAACCATGTGGACTATATGGAGCGCACCAAGATGCTTATGGGctccacacactcacaaatgAGTACTGCCTCGGATCGCATGGAAGTGAGTCGAGCTCGCTTGAATCCTGTGGCTCGCAGCTCTGGTCCAGTGTCTTATGGCTTTGCATCACTGGAGAACTCGGTTATGCTCGATACGGAAACCATTTGCAGTGTGGGCAGTCAATCCGATGACTCGGGACCGCCGTCGCTGCAGAATGAGCTCGATAGTCTGGCGGGCACAGTGGAGCGTGGCGCTGCTACAGATCAGGCTACCTCGCCGCAAAGTCCTCCCGAACTGAGTCCGGTGGTGCCAAATGTGCCAGCTAATG TTGGTCGCTCAACCACTAAAAAGGAGCAGCGCTCGGATAATAATCTCTACCAAGAATTATCCTTTCAAGATAACGAAGAGAGCGAAGAGAACGAAATTGTTACAG GCAGCTGGGTACATCCCGGAGAATACGCTTCCTCAG GCATGGGCAAGGAGGTTGAGAATCTTATCATGGAGAACAACGAGCTGCTGGCAACCAA AAATGCGCTCAATATAGTGAAGGATGATTTGATAGTCAAGGTGGATGAGCTTACAGGTGAGGTGGAGATTGTGCGCGAGGAGCTGAATGCCATGCAACAGTCGCGCAACAAGCTGCGCAAGCGCATTAGTGAACTGGAAGATGAGCTTAAGAAGGCCAAGGAGCAAGTGAAGCAGCAAA ACACGGAGCAGGAGGAGAACGATGTGCCGCTGGCGCAGCGCAAACGCTTCACGCGTGTGGAAATGGCCATGGTGCTAATGGAGCGCAACCAGTACAAGGAGCGGCTTATGGAGCTGCAGGAGGCAGTGCGCCTAACAGAGATTCTGCGCGCCTCACGCACTGTGGATAATCTGGAGAAATCGAAGCATCCAAGCATTTGGAAATATTTTAGTAGTCTTTTTAC CCCCACCAACCGTCCAACGGAGCGCATTGCCGATGGACTGGGTGGGGGGCCGATGTTTCGTCACACTGGCGGAGGAAGCCCTGCCCATAGCTCACCCAGCCGTGGAGGAGGCGACAATCGCCTTGCCCTAGCTGGCGCACAACCGCCGCCACATCCCGCCAGCGCTGGTCTAGCCAATGCGCTAATCATGGCCAAGGATTATGGCGAGGAGGGCAGCTCGGAGCGCATTAGCGCACGACGACGCGAACAGTATCGCCAGCTGCGTGCGCATGTACAAAAGGAGGATGGCCGACTGCATGCCTATGGCTGGAGCTTGCCCATAAACAAGACCAATCAAGATGCTAATCCCGGCCGGCACTCTGGCGGTGTGCCCGTGCCTGTCTATTGCAATCCGCTGGCGGAGGCATCGCCGCATATGAAAGTCTTTTGCGCAGCGGGCGTTAATCTGCAAGGCGGTTTTACCAAAGACGGCCAGACGCTGATACCCGCCAGTTCGCCATATGCGCCACGCTCCACGCTCAAAATTGCTGAGATTACTAGTCCGACGGCGGAGCAAAGCGCCGAGGCGCTCGATCGTCAAATGGCGCGCGCCAGCCTGGAGACGCTGGAGCCGGAGACGCAGCTCAGTTCGTTTGTCTGGATCTGCACCAGCACACATGCGGCTAGCACGGTGAGCGTGGTGGATGCCAATCAATCGGCCACGGTGCTGGATGCGTTTCCCATTTGTGCGTCGCATTTGCTGTGCATTGCCTCCGTGCCGGGCGCCATGGAGAGCGACTATGCGCTGCTCGAGCAGTCGGAGGTGGTCAAGGATGGCGAGATGCTGCAGCGTCCGGGCGAGGGTGACGAGCTGCTCGGCAAGGTGGACTTTGTGCGCGTGCGTGCCAAGAGCGAtcacaatagcaacagcaaggAGGAGGGCCAGCAAGTGGAGCAGCAAGAggagcagccacagctgctggaAACAGTTGCCGAGGCCAAGGAGGCCACCGAAAAGTCCAATGAGGCGCTGCCCATGGAGCCGCTGGGCAATGTCGAGGCCATCAAGATACGCCAAGCGCTGCCCGGTGCGCCACAGCGTCTGTCCAGCAGCAGTTCCAACAACTCGGAGAGCACACACAATGTGAACAACAATGTGGCCACACACTCGCAGAATCCCATACTGGGCACCAAGGAACGCGACGAGCCTGTCATCAGCTCTGTGGGCCCAACCATGTGGCTGGGAGCCCAGGATGGCTGGCTCTATGTGCACAGCAGCGTGGGACGTTGGCATGAGTGTCTGCTCAAGGTGCTGCTGCCGGATGCCGTGCTGGCGATTGTGCATGTGGAGtcgcgtgttgttgttgcgctggcCAACGCTCAGCTTGCCGTGTTCCGCCGCCAGACAGACGGCCAATGGGATCTGAATAGTTATCACCTGGTTACGCTCGGTGATCGCAATCATTCGATACGTTGCCTCTGTGTGGCCGGCGAACGTATTTGGGCGGCGCATCGCAACAAGATCTTCATTGTCGATCCCGTATCGCTCAACATTGTGCACTCGCTGGACGCGCATCCGCGCAAGGAGAGCCAAGTGCGGCAGATGGCAGCCACAGGTGCTGGCGTTTGGGTTTCCATACG TTTGGACTCCACATTGCGTCTGTATAACACGCATAGCTTTGAGCACATACAGGATGTGGACATTGAGCCCTATGTGTCCAAGATGCTGGGCACTGGCAAGCTCGGCTTTAGCTTTGTGCGCATCACAGCGCTCATGGTATCCTGCAATCGTCTTTGGATCGGCACCAGCAACGGTGTCATCATCTCTGTGCCGCTTGCCGAAgcgcaacaaaagccaa ctAATCCGCATGGCCAGATGCCTCTGTGCTGCATGGCAAACGCTCAATTATCCTTCCACGGACATCGCGATGCGGTCAAGTTCTTCGTGTCCGTGCCCATGTTGCAGCAGCCGAACGGCACGCTCACCTTCACCAACAAACGCCCGGACATGTTGGTCATGTGTGGGGGCGAGGGCTACATTGATTTTCGCATAA
- the LOC108600311 gene encoding JNK-interacting protein 3 isoform X2: MMDNDDTMLNNHGPQPGAETVYGTEDNNMVMSEKNEQVVSIVQQLAGSIYQEFERMINRYDEDVVKNLMPLLVNVLECLDASYRINQEQDVEVELLREDNEQLVTQYEREKSARKQSEQKLLEAEDLAEQENKELANRLESLESIVRMLELKHKNSVEHASRLEEREGDLKKEYARLHERYTELFKNHVDYMERTKMLMGSTHSQMSTASDRMEVSRARLNPVARSSGPVSYGFASLENSVMLDTETICSVGSQSDDSGPPSLQNELDSLAGTVERGAATDQATSPQSPPELSPVVPNVPANVGRSTTKKEQRSDNNLYQELSFQDNEESEENEIVTGSWVHPGEYASSGMGKEVENLIMENNELLATKNALNIVKDDLIVKVDELTGEVEIVREELNAMQQSRNKLRKRISELEDELKKAKEQVKQQNTEQEENDVPLAQRKRFTRVEMAMVLMERNQYKERLMELQEAVRLTEILRASRTVDNLEKSKHPSIWKYFSSLFTPTNRPTERIADGLGGGPMFRHTGGGSPAHSSPSRGGGDNRLALAGAQPPPHPASAGLANALIMAKDYGEEGSSERISARRREQYRQLRAHVQKEDGRLHAYGWSLPINKTNQDANPGRHSGGVPVPVYCNPLAEASPHMKVFCAAGVNLQGGFTKDGQTLIPASSPYAPRSTLKIAEITSPTAEQSAEALDRQMARASLETLEPETQLSSFVWICTSTHAASTVSVVDANQSATVLDAFPICASHLLCIASVPGAMESDYALLEQSEVVKDGEMLQRPGEGDELLGKVDFVRVRAKSDHNSNSKEEGQQVEQQEEQPQLLETVAEAKEATEKSNEALPMEPLGNVEAIKIRQALPGAPQRLSSSSSNNSESTHNVNNNVATHSQNPILGTKERDEPVISSVGPTMWLGAQDGWLYVHSSVGRWHECLLKVLLPDAVLAIVHVESRVVVALANAQLAVFRRQTDGQWDLNSYHLVTLGDRNHSIRCLCVAGERIWAAHRNKIFIVDPVSLNIVHSLDAHPRKESQVRQMAATGAGVWVSIRLDSTLRLYNTHSFEHIQDVDIEPYVSKMLGTGKLGFSFVRITALMVSCNRLWIGTSNGVIISVPLAEAQQKPTNPHGQMPLCCMANAQLSFHGHRDAVKFFVSVPMLQQPNGTLTFTNKRPDMLVMCGGEGYIDFRINDNDMENSIQLEPNQTIENRGDKSYLIVWHVSQR; encoded by the exons ATGATGGATAACGATGACACCATGCTTAATAACCATGGACCACAGCCCGGCGCTGAAACGGTCTACGGCACCGAGGACAACAACATGGTCATGTCCGAGAAG AATGAACAGGTTGTGAGCATC GTGCAACAATTGGCGGGCAGTATTTATCAAGAATTTGAGCGCATGATTAATCGATATGACGAGGATGTGGTGAAGAACCTTATGCCGTTGCTGGTGAACGTGCTGGAGTGTCTGGATGCGTCTTATCGCATCAATCAGGAGCAGGATGTGGAGGTGGAGCTGTTACGCGAGGACAATGAACAGTTGGTGACACAGTATGAGCGAGAGAAGAGCGCTCGCAAGCAGTCCGAACAGAAG ctgctcgaGGCAGAGGATCTTGCTGAACAGGAAAACAAGGAGCTAGCTAATCGACTCGAATCGTTGGAGAGCATAGTGCGCATGCTGGAGCTAAAGCATAAGAATAGCGTAGAGCACGCCAGTCGTCTGGAGGAGCGCGAGGGAGATCTCAAAAAG GAATATGCGCGACTGCATGAACGCTATACGGAGTTGTTCAAGAACCATGTGGACTATATGGAGCGCACCAAGATGCTTATGGGctccacacactcacaaatgAGTACTGCCTCGGATCGCATGGAAGTGAGTCGAGCTCGCTTGAATCCTGTGGCTCGCAGCTCTGGTCCAGTGTCTTATGGCTTTGCATCACTGGAGAACTCGGTTATGCTCGATACGGAAACCATTTGCAGTGTGGGCAGTCAATCCGATGACTCGGGACCGCCGTCGCTGCAGAATGAGCTCGATAGTCTGGCGGGCACAGTGGAGCGTGGCGCTGCTACAGATCAGGCTACCTCGCCGCAAAGTCCTCCCGAACTGAGTCCGGTGGTGCCAAATGTGCCAGCTAATG TTGGTCGCTCAACCACTAAAAAGGAGCAGCGCTCGGATAATAATCTCTACCAAGAATTATCCTTTCAAGATAACGAAGAGAGCGAAGAGAACGAAATTGTTACAG GCAGCTGGGTACATCCCGGAGAATACGCTTCCTCAG GCATGGGCAAGGAGGTTGAGAATCTTATCATGGAGAACAACGAGCTGCTGGCAACCAA AAATGCGCTCAATATAGTGAAGGATGATTTGATAGTCAAGGTGGATGAGCTTACAGGTGAGGTGGAGATTGTGCGCGAGGAGCTGAATGCCATGCAACAGTCGCGCAACAAGCTGCGCAAGCGCATTAGTGAACTGGAAGATGAGCTTAAGAAGGCCAAGGAGCAAGTGAAGCAGCAAA ACACGGAGCAGGAGGAGAACGATGTGCCGCTGGCGCAGCGCAAACGCTTCACGCGTGTGGAAATGGCCATGGTGCTAATGGAGCGCAACCAGTACAAGGAGCGGCTTATGGAGCTGCAGGAGGCAGTGCGCCTAACAGAGATTCTGCGCGCCTCACGCACTGTGGATAATCTGGAGAAATCGAAGCATCCAAGCATTTGGAAATATTTTAGTAGTCTTTTTAC CCCCACCAACCGTCCAACGGAGCGCATTGCCGATGGACTGGGTGGGGGGCCGATGTTTCGTCACACTGGCGGAGGAAGCCCTGCCCATAGCTCACCCAGCCGTGGAGGAGGCGACAATCGCCTTGCCCTAGCTGGCGCACAACCGCCGCCACATCCCGCCAGCGCTGGTCTAGCCAATGCGCTAATCATGGCCAAGGATTATGGCGAGGAGGGCAGCTCGGAGCGCATTAGCGCACGACGACGCGAACAGTATCGCCAGCTGCGTGCGCATGTACAAAAGGAGGATGGCCGACTGCATGCCTATGGCTGGAGCTTGCCCATAAACAAGACCAATCAAGATGCTAATCCCGGCCGGCACTCTGGCGGTGTGCCCGTGCCTGTCTATTGCAATCCGCTGGCGGAGGCATCGCCGCATATGAAAGTCTTTTGCGCAGCGGGCGTTAATCTGCAAGGCGGTTTTACCAAAGACGGCCAGACGCTGATACCCGCCAGTTCGCCATATGCGCCACGCTCCACGCTCAAAATTGCTGAGATTACTAGTCCGACGGCGGAGCAAAGCGCCGAGGCGCTCGATCGTCAAATGGCGCGCGCCAGCCTGGAGACGCTGGAGCCGGAGACGCAGCTCAGTTCGTTTGTCTGGATCTGCACCAGCACACATGCGGCTAGCACGGTGAGCGTGGTGGATGCCAATCAATCGGCCACGGTGCTGGATGCGTTTCCCATTTGTGCGTCGCATTTGCTGTGCATTGCCTCCGTGCCGGGCGCCATGGAGAGCGACTATGCGCTGCTCGAGCAGTCGGAGGTGGTCAAGGATGGCGAGATGCTGCAGCGTCCGGGCGAGGGTGACGAGCTGCTCGGCAAGGTGGACTTTGTGCGCGTGCGTGCCAAGAGCGAtcacaatagcaacagcaaggAGGAGGGCCAGCAAGTGGAGCAGCAAGAggagcagccacagctgctggaAACAGTTGCCGAGGCCAAGGAGGCCACCGAAAAGTCCAATGAGGCGCTGCCCATGGAGCCGCTGGGCAATGTCGAGGCCATCAAGATACGCCAAGCGCTGCCCGGTGCGCCACAGCGTCTGTCCAGCAGCAGTTCCAACAACTCGGAGAGCACACACAATGTGAACAACAATGTGGCCACACACTCGCAGAATCCCATACTGGGCACCAAGGAACGCGACGAGCCTGTCATCAGCTCTGTGGGCCCAACCATGTGGCTGGGAGCCCAGGATGGCTGGCTCTATGTGCACAGCAGCGTGGGACGTTGGCATGAGTGTCTGCTCAAGGTGCTGCTGCCGGATGCCGTGCTGGCGATTGTGCATGTGGAGtcgcgtgttgttgttgcgctggcCAACGCTCAGCTTGCCGTGTTCCGCCGCCAGACAGACGGCCAATGGGATCTGAATAGTTATCACCTGGTTACGCTCGGTGATCGCAATCATTCGATACGTTGCCTCTGTGTGGCCGGCGAACGTATTTGGGCGGCGCATCGCAACAAGATCTTCATTGTCGATCCCGTATCGCTCAACATTGTGCACTCGCTGGACGCGCATCCGCGCAAGGAGAGCCAAGTGCGGCAGATGGCAGCCACAGGTGCTGGCGTTTGGGTTTCCATACG TTTGGACTCCACATTGCGTCTGTATAACACGCATAGCTTTGAGCACATACAGGATGTGGACATTGAGCCCTATGTGTCCAAGATGCTGGGCACTGGCAAGCTCGGCTTTAGCTTTGTGCGCATCACAGCGCTCATGGTATCCTGCAATCGTCTTTGGATCGGCACCAGCAACGGTGTCATCATCTCTGTGCCGCTTGCCGAAgcgcaacaaaagccaa ctAATCCGCATGGCCAGATGCCTCTGTGCTGCATGGCAAACGCTCAATTATCCTTCCACGGACATCGCGATGCGGTCAAGTTCTTCGTGTCCGTGCCCATGTTGCAGCAGCCGAACGGCACGCTCACCTTCACCAACAAACGCCCGGACATGTTGGTCATGTGTGGGGGCGAGGGCTACATTGATTTTCGCATAA